In the genome of Caenorhabditis elegans chromosome IV, the window TTAAACCTGAAAAACAGTGAAAGTTGAAACTTGTCTACAAACTTCAtaagtatttttaatttgaaatacaaaTGTTTGATTCTCGAATTAAAACTATATATTTCCCATAATTTTAAACTCTATatttagatttatttttggcaGGCTTTGCagtgttttttcaaacaaaattgacatttgagaaaaactcacatttaAGTGTTCCTATTGAAACAGtatatttttggtgaaactttttcaattttttttctaaatttggcTATAGTTTTGTAATTTCTAGATTTGTATGTAGTTTACTGAATCAAGTTTTTGGAactcataataaaaaattatattttatctGTTTTATGGAGTTTTTAACTCTACGTTGGAGGTTTTTTTTGACATGAAACAAGAACAGTTTCaatattctgcaaaaaattagaattctaCATGAAAAACTGTCGAAATTTAATCTTCCCAACCTTTTTTGTGCggttttttgcgaaatttatcTTAAAACCGTATTTAGTGGAGAATAaatctattcaaaatttctcaatgaACATGAAAACATTCATAAACCAAATAAACCTTTCGAAActgtgactttttttttcgaaaattggaatttttcaaaaagctaaCTTACTTCGTAACTCTCAAATATGGGAAAAACGTAGCATTTTAGTTAAAACCTCAAAAACTTAGctctaaaattctgaatttctgaaaaatcattattcAATTTAAACCAATATTTAAGTAAACATTTTcgagaaacagtaaaaaaaaatgtttttccaaaaaaaaaaccgtttaaaaatgcattccaatttccaaaacaacttttaatttttgcagaaaagaaTCTCGAAAATGGCGTGAACCACCAGAAAAGGCTCTTCGTTTTGAGAATGTCATAATTCAAGAAACAAATTTGCCATTTGAACAAGTCGAGGAATCGAAGAAAATGTTAGGAGATGCTCTGCAATTATgtggaattgaaaatgaaattgcaaGTTTTATGAAACGGAAATTTGATGCTAAGTATGGTAAGAActattattcgattttttagaaatttaaattattttttccttaatttttgaaaagtttggaaagaAATATCGATTAGAAacgtttttattcaaaaaaaaaaaaaaaaaaaattttcaaatcggcggcctagttttttctttcttcggccaaaaaaacattgaaagttcCGGCCAgtgttttgagatttttttgaacttttctagCGTAAACACTGAGAATATCTATGATTTCCAACTaaatgattttctgaaagcaagaaaaaatgttctagcCAAGTTTagaatcctttaaaaaaaaatttgtatcaGTAAATTAGTAAATTTCCaagagaaaaattccaaaaaatatatattgtttcagaatgttcataaaataaatcataaaatttactATCTATTGAAACTCTACTTTCAGGAGGACATTGGCAATGTGTGGTTGGCAGAAACTTTGGCAGTCACCTGGATCcaattcaatttattcattttactgtttcaaaaatctcagttATTTTGTTCAGAtgatgcaagtgcgctccattgtTTGACTATAAAAActgttaacttttttgaatgaatttgtACATATTTAAATactattttcgaattttttggctgCTCCCGATAAAAACTGCTTTAGGGCTTCCATGTGGACGCCGCCGCCGGCTTCACGCCCGCGCATAATACGGCGCGGAAAACCAaaattgtcggccgctgcCGAATAACTATTCggtataaaaatttcattaaactgtaatttattaaaatatgtaTGAATTCTAATAACTCTTTAATATgtctaattgaaaaaagatcGCAACATGTTTCTACtgttttctgtagtttttaaGAATTTGCACGTTTTCGCGGATGTATtacttcgaaaaaataaattcaatcgAAATTAGTCAAATAATCATTCTTCTGAAATGATGTCTATAGAACAATTAAATTCGTTgtgaatctaaaaaatttcaaaaaattctgaaactgtaataatttttttttgaaaatgtgcttCATAATGTGCGATAAAAGCGAGAAAACTAACAGGCGGAAGGACGAAAACGCTCCGTAAACCTACACAATTTTGGCTCTTCTCGCATTTTTCTGCATATTTTGTAACTTCAAGGGGAGTTGCAGCACGAAAATAGACTCCGTCCATAACTTGGCGTTttaaatcaaatgaaaaatcaaattataatattttgcaatgtttttaatgttaaaataaatatttttagctaaTGAATTCATTTGAacttgtttgaatttttcaaatttggacaCTTTGACTCCCAAATATACTGCAGAAAATCTGTGTGAAACAAATGTAATAATGAACCCGTTAATTATTTCAATAACTTGATAGTTTCCTgaaacatactttttttttgaaaaaatgtgtttcaggaaaaagtacaaaaacgcCTGAATAGTTCGATGTCATTTTAGAGAAAAAcgtccataattttttttctttgtaaaaaactttcatGTACTTTCTGAATTTCATTAACAAATTCGTATtgaactgttttaaaaataagctttatctaaaaaaaaagagcctgAAGATTTGACACACCAAAAATTTATACAGTTTCAggtagttttcaagttttgaacaattttgttttgaacagTTCCGTAATTTccttgttgttgttttttatttaaatcaaGATGAGATATAACAAAATGTAATACATAAAAGAAGCATCGGGATGAATCGAATAACAcataaaaaaggaatttttaaccaaattctatgaaaaaattttaaattgctgCGTTCAAAGACTGATTGAAtctttttgacatttgaaattatgaaaaagtcGTGAAactatatttaatttcaaaattttttattttccagtcATTTTCTTATATATGTGAccaatagaaaaattaaatagtgttcaagttttcaaattatacgcattacagtttcaagaaggttttaaatttttgatatttctagcAGATTCAGTTTCGAAATGTTCTGTGGTGTTTCTGTGGAgtaagatattttttaaagtagcACATTTCAGGatgttgttcaaattttcgagacGTTTAACGGGGTTTTTGTCAAATTATAGACTACATATTAAGTAAAACAAACCgtaaaaaacgtgaaaatttaaatttgaaaagttattggTTTTTCctttcccattttttaaaatttcatatatttttaagaTTGTTCATCCGAGTTATTCCTGGCTTTGttatttacagaaaaacgTATTGATATCGACATTAAGATAAAACGGACAGGGAAGTCATTttgatgaaacagtaaaatttaataatttttttcaaaatctacacTTCGCATACTGTTTATTTACAAAACCgcttgaaatagaaaaatcatataaacCCG includes:
- the dlc-4 gene encoding Dynein light chain (Partially confirmed by transcript evidence) → MLAIARKKLSIRRKESRKWREPPEKALRFENVIIQETNLPFEQVEESKKMLGDALQLCGIENEIASFMKRKFDAKYGGHWQCVVGRNFGSHLDPIQFIHFTVSKISVILFR
- the dlc-4 gene encoding Dynein light chain (Confirmed by transcript evidence); amino-acid sequence: MMRINGFGKKLSAKQMRAKFERQNECDFDELKESRKWREPPEKALRFENVIIQETNLPFEQVEESKKMLGDALQLCGIENEIASFMKRKFDAKYGGHWQCVVGRNFGSHLDPIQFIHFTVSKISVILFR